One Amycolatopsis sp. NBC_00355 genomic window carries:
- a CDS encoding ABC transporter ATP-binding protein, producing MSTTGREVLRRSIAGQRRSVALASLLTACHQGGEALVPVVIGVVIDQAVAGGSVWTLLLWLAVLGVLFAGLSTSYRLGARSGERAAERAAHELRLDLGRRVLHPGGGAEAGNLAGELVSIGTSDAKRVGQLNGVLPFGVAGLAGLLVSAVVLLTMSIPLGLLVLLGTPPMLYLAHLIGKPLERRSEAEQERSAFASGIATDLVAGLRVLKGVGAERAAVDRYRRTSQDSLKATLKAARAQAWHNGALLALTGIFIALVALVGGNLAAAGDITIGDLVAAVGLAQYLITPFSIFSWVNGELAQGRASAGRIADVLNAPAAVGEGTATLPVPAPGHVRLSALSRGALRDVDFEARPGELLGVVATDPAAATDLLDCLGRAADPATGSVSIDSVDLSTVDPSRVREVVLVAAHDADLFAGTVAENVAPGLRVAEAMSAAAVDEVASALPDGVATAVSERGRSLSGGQRQRVALARALAVDAPVLVLHDPTTAVDTVTEARIAAGLAQLRRGRTTILVTTSPALLAATDRVVLLDDGRIACQGSHAELAGRADYRAAVLS from the coding sequence GTGAGCACGACCGGACGGGAAGTCCTCCGCCGTTCGATCGCCGGGCAACGCAGGTCGGTGGCGCTCGCGTCGCTGCTGACCGCATGCCACCAGGGCGGTGAGGCGCTGGTCCCGGTGGTGATCGGCGTCGTGATCGACCAGGCCGTCGCGGGCGGCTCGGTCTGGACCCTGCTCCTCTGGCTGGCGGTGCTGGGCGTGCTCTTCGCCGGCCTGTCGACGAGCTACCGGCTCGGTGCCCGCTCCGGCGAGCGCGCCGCCGAACGCGCCGCCCACGAACTGCGCCTCGACCTCGGCCGCCGGGTGCTGCACCCCGGCGGCGGCGCCGAAGCCGGCAACCTCGCGGGTGAACTGGTGAGCATCGGGACGTCGGACGCGAAGCGCGTCGGCCAGCTCAACGGCGTGCTGCCCTTCGGCGTCGCCGGGCTGGCCGGGCTGCTGGTCAGCGCCGTCGTGCTGCTCACCATGTCGATCCCGCTCGGCCTGCTGGTCCTGCTCGGCACGCCGCCGATGCTCTACCTCGCGCACCTCATCGGGAAGCCCCTCGAGCGCCGCAGCGAAGCCGAGCAGGAGCGGTCCGCGTTCGCGTCCGGGATCGCGACGGACCTCGTCGCCGGCCTGCGTGTGCTCAAGGGTGTCGGCGCCGAGCGCGCGGCCGTTGACCGCTACCGCCGGACCAGCCAGGACTCGCTGAAGGCGACGCTCAAGGCGGCCCGCGCCCAGGCCTGGCACAACGGCGCGCTGCTCGCGCTCACCGGCATCTTCATCGCGCTGGTCGCGCTGGTCGGCGGCAACCTCGCCGCGGCGGGCGACATCACCATCGGCGACCTGGTCGCCGCGGTCGGGCTCGCCCAGTACCTGATCACGCCGTTCTCGATCTTCTCGTGGGTCAACGGCGAACTCGCCCAGGGCCGCGCGTCGGCCGGGCGGATCGCCGACGTGCTCAACGCGCCGGCCGCGGTCGGCGAAGGCACCGCGACTCTGCCGGTCCCGGCGCCCGGGCACGTGCGGCTGTCCGCGCTGAGCCGGGGCGCGCTGCGCGACGTCGACTTCGAAGCCCGGCCTGGGGAACTGCTCGGCGTGGTCGCCACCGACCCGGCCGCCGCGACCGACCTGCTCGACTGCCTCGGCCGCGCCGCCGACCCGGCCACCGGCTCGGTGTCGATCGACTCGGTCGACCTGTCCACTGTGGACCCGAGCCGGGTCCGGGAGGTCGTGCTGGTCGCCGCGCACGACGCGGACCTGTTCGCGGGCACCGTCGCCGAGAACGTCGCACCCGGGCTCCGCGTGGCCGAGGCGATGTCCGCGGCCGCCGTCGACGAGGTGGCCAGCGCGCTGCCCGACGGCGTCGCGACCGCCGTCAGCGAACGCGGGAGATCACTGTCCGGCGGGCAACGCCAGCGCGTCGCCCTCGCGCGAGCGCTGGCCGTCGACGCGCCCGTGCTCGTGCTGCACGACCCGACGACCGCCGTCGACACCGTCACCGAGGCCCGCATCGCCGCGGGCCTGGCGCAGCTGCGGCGCGGCCGCACGACCATCCTCGTGACCACCAGCCCGGCCCTGCTCGCCGCGACCGACCGGGTCGTGCTGCTCGACGACGGGCGCATCGCCTGCCAGGGCAGTCATGCCGAGCTGGCCGGCCGGGCCGACTACCGGGCGGCGGTGCTGTCATGA